The following proteins come from a genomic window of Pyxidicoccus sp. MSG2:
- a CDS encoding aminotransferase class V-fold PLP-dependent enzyme translates to MSASLRTHWSLDPEVLFLNHGSFGACPTAVLQAQSELRARMEAEPVRFLHREVEPLLDAAREALATFVGADADDLAFVPNATSGVNTVLRSLRFAPGDELLTTDHEYNASRNALEYAASRWGAKVVVAKLPWPIPSPDAVVDAVLAHVTPRTRLLLVDHVSSQTAVVMPVARLVAALRERGVETLVDAAHAPGMLPLSLRSLGAGYYTGNCHKWMCAPKGAAFLHVRRDLQSELKPLAVSHGHNSGRTDRSRFRLDFDWTGTLDPSAALCVPHAIRVVGGLLPGGWPAVMQSNREKALAARKHLCARLKAEPDCPEEMVGSMATVRLPDGFPVPPQPPLYVDPLHLRLFDEHRIEVPIVPWPKAPARHVRVSAQLYNTHNEYQALGDALEALLR, encoded by the coding sequence ATGAGCGCCTCCCTCCGCACGCACTGGAGCCTGGACCCCGAGGTCCTCTTCCTCAACCACGGTTCCTTCGGCGCCTGCCCCACCGCCGTGCTGCAGGCGCAGTCCGAGCTGCGCGCGCGCATGGAGGCCGAGCCGGTGCGCTTCCTCCACCGCGAAGTCGAGCCGCTGCTGGACGCGGCCCGCGAGGCCCTGGCCACCTTCGTCGGAGCGGACGCGGACGACCTGGCCTTCGTCCCCAATGCCACCTCGGGCGTCAACACGGTGCTGCGCTCGTTGCGCTTCGCCCCCGGTGACGAGCTGCTCACCACCGACCACGAGTACAACGCCAGCCGCAACGCGCTGGAGTACGCGGCCTCGCGGTGGGGCGCGAAGGTGGTGGTGGCGAAGCTGCCCTGGCCGATTCCGTCGCCCGACGCGGTGGTGGACGCGGTGCTGGCGCACGTGACGCCGCGCACGCGCCTCTTGCTGGTGGACCATGTCTCCAGCCAGACGGCGGTGGTGATGCCGGTGGCGCGGCTCGTCGCCGCCCTCCGGGAGCGGGGCGTGGAGACGCTGGTGGACGCCGCGCACGCGCCGGGCATGCTGCCCCTGTCCCTGCGCTCGCTGGGCGCGGGCTACTACACGGGCAACTGCCACAAGTGGATGTGCGCGCCCAAGGGTGCGGCCTTCCTCCACGTGCGGCGCGACTTGCAGTCGGAGCTCAAGCCGCTGGCGGTGAGCCACGGGCACAACTCGGGGCGGACGGACCGCTCGCGGTTCCGGCTGGACTTCGACTGGACGGGGACCCTGGACCCTTCCGCCGCGCTCTGCGTCCCGCACGCGATTCGCGTAGTGGGTGGCCTGCTACCCGGCGGCTGGCCGGCGGTGATGCAGTCCAACCGGGAGAAGGCGCTGGCCGCGCGCAAGCACCTGTGCGCCCGGCTGAAGGCGGAGCCCGACTGCCCGGAGGAGATGGTGGGCAGCATGGCGACGGTGCGGCTGCCAGACGGCTTCCCCGTCCCCCCCCAGCCGCCGCTCTACGTGGACCCGCTCCACCTGCGCCTCTTCGACGAGCACCGCATCGAGGTGCCCATCGTCCCCTGGCCGAAGGCGCCCGCGCGTCACGTGCGCGTCTCGGCGCAGCTCTACAACACACACAATGAGTACCAGGCCCTGGGCGATGCTTTGGAAGCGCTGCTGCGTTGA
- the tolB gene encoding Tol-Pal system beta propeller repeat protein TolB produces MKALLLSLVLLPLAALAQAPTIEISGANFRPLPVAVPAPVTQNEGGKKLAPAFDTAFSFDLTASGILQVLDRKGFTADATEGMTAGSINFSRWADVGAEALVKVSLAQDGGVLRGEMRLFNVGTGREDLKVSKDAPADNASLLAHRLADALYRHYTREPSPFLSRITYVRKSGQNRDVVVSDWDGGNAQSLTKGGINILPALTPDGAQVAFTTYRKNRPDIFVQKPGGEARSLVAEGQMATGAAYSPDGKRLAYALADGESAQIYVANADGSGAKAVTDTPYGLNTSPAWSPDGKRLAFVSNRGGSPQIYVMSVDGSGVRRLTFQGNYNQTPDWSPRGDLIAFTARDERNAFDLFTVNVETGKVTRLTQDQANNEEPAFSPNGRLIVFTSSRNGGSQLFVMTADGNNQLPLRAEKGALQTPDWAPLAE; encoded by the coding sequence ATGAAAGCCCTGCTCCTTTCCCTGGTCCTCCTCCCGCTCGCGGCGCTCGCCCAGGCGCCGACGATTGAAATCTCCGGCGCCAACTTCCGCCCGCTGCCGGTGGCCGTGCCCGCGCCGGTGACTCAGAACGAAGGCGGCAAGAAGCTGGCGCCCGCCTTCGACACGGCGTTCAGCTTCGACCTGACCGCCTCCGGCATCCTCCAGGTGCTGGACCGCAAGGGCTTCACCGCGGACGCGACGGAGGGCATGACGGCCGGCAGCATCAACTTCAGCCGCTGGGCGGACGTGGGCGCCGAGGCGCTCGTGAAGGTGTCACTGGCGCAGGACGGCGGCGTGCTGCGCGGCGAGATGCGCCTGTTCAACGTAGGCACCGGCCGTGAGGACCTGAAGGTGTCCAAGGACGCCCCGGCGGACAACGCGTCGCTGCTGGCGCACCGGCTGGCGGACGCGCTCTACCGGCACTACACCCGCGAGCCCAGCCCCTTCCTGTCTCGCATCACCTACGTGCGCAAGTCCGGCCAGAATCGCGACGTCGTGGTGTCGGACTGGGACGGCGGCAACGCGCAGTCGCTCACCAAGGGCGGCATCAACATCCTCCCCGCGCTGACTCCGGACGGCGCGCAGGTGGCCTTCACCACGTACCGCAAGAACCGGCCGGACATCTTCGTGCAGAAGCCGGGCGGTGAGGCGCGCTCGCTCGTGGCCGAGGGGCAGATGGCCACCGGCGCGGCGTACTCGCCGGACGGCAAGCGCCTGGCGTATGCGCTGGCGGACGGGGAGAGCGCTCAAATCTACGTGGCCAACGCGGACGGCAGCGGCGCCAAGGCCGTCACCGACACGCCCTACGGGCTCAACACCAGCCCCGCCTGGTCGCCGGACGGCAAGCGGCTCGCCTTCGTGTCCAACCGGGGCGGCAGCCCGCAAATCTACGTGATGAGCGTGGACGGCTCGGGCGTGCGCCGGCTCACCTTCCAGGGCAACTACAACCAGACGCCGGACTGGTCCCCGCGCGGTGACCTCATCGCCTTCACCGCGCGCGACGAGCGCAACGCCTTCGACCTCTTCACCGTGAATGTGGAGACGGGCAAGGTGACACGCCTGACGCAGGACCAGGCCAACAATGAGGAGCCGGCCTTCTCTCCCAACGGGCGGCTCATCGTCTTCACCTCTTCGCGCAACGGCGGCTCGCAGCTGTTCGTCATGACGGCGGATGGCAACAACCAGCTCCCCCTGCGCGCCGAGAAGGGCGCCCTGCAGACGCCCGACTGGGCGCCCCTCGCGGAGTAG
- a CDS encoding energy transducer TonB: MTDSAVAHSLLVSRPTRLSRFVGASVVGHIAVLLAAVLYARFASGPKVDLEAQPIRASLVRLGKPRDSKLLPRKEQPPPPPKQVDAPKPAPDAPPPPSSAAVAVPIPGVKPEPSSAPKPTPVKGETSGEDRRKRLFGAFDKTAKAAEPEDAEGAEDGDPDGDSATAEGERYFGLLQSQVRRHYSVADTIPESERLHLKAMVAVRLGRAGEVLDVSLTKASGNDLFDSAVVTAVRKAAPFSPPPDHLRDALQKSGVNLVFNAL, encoded by the coding sequence ATGACGGACTCCGCGGTGGCCCACAGCCTGCTCGTCTCGCGTCCCACGCGGCTGTCGCGCTTCGTGGGGGCCTCCGTCGTGGGGCACATCGCCGTGCTGCTGGCGGCGGTGCTGTACGCACGCTTCGCCTCCGGCCCGAAGGTGGACCTGGAGGCCCAGCCCATCCGCGCCTCGCTGGTGCGGCTGGGCAAGCCCAGGGACTCCAAGCTGCTGCCGCGCAAGGAGCAACCGCCGCCTCCGCCCAAGCAGGTGGACGCGCCCAAGCCCGCCCCGGACGCGCCGCCCCCGCCCTCGTCGGCCGCGGTGGCGGTGCCCATTCCGGGCGTGAAGCCCGAGCCCTCTTCCGCTCCGAAACCCACGCCCGTGAAGGGTGAGACGTCGGGCGAGGACCGGCGCAAGCGGCTGTTCGGCGCCTTCGACAAGACGGCCAAGGCGGCCGAGCCCGAAGATGCCGAGGGCGCCGAGGACGGCGACCCGGACGGCGACTCGGCCACCGCCGAGGGCGAGCGCTACTTCGGCCTGCTCCAGTCGCAGGTGCGCCGGCACTACAGCGTGGCGGACACCATCCCCGAGTCCGAGCGCCTCCACCTCAAGGCCATGGTGGCGGTGCGCCTGGGCCGCGCCGGCGAGGTGCTGGACGTGAGCCTCACCAAGGCCAGTGGCAACGACCTCTTCGACTCCGCCGTCGTCACCGCCGTGCGCAAGGCGGCGCCGTTCTCGCCTCCGCCGGACCACCTCAGAGACGCTCTGCAGAAGAGCGGCGTCAACCTGGTGTTCAACGCCCTATGA
- the tolR gene encoding protein TolR, translating into MGMGGGNRGGGRTTMSEINVTPMVDVMLVLLIIFMVTAPLIQQGVKVNLPETKAAPVEATEKKLVLSIDAGRKVYIGDAEVALEELAEKLTANAKAQADKEVYLHADRDVPYGVVVEVMAAAQRAGINNVGMITDPSGGAKTSNEKKGKSKEAKR; encoded by the coding sequence ATGGGAATGGGCGGAGGCAACCGCGGCGGTGGCCGCACCACCATGAGCGAGATCAACGTCACGCCCATGGTGGACGTGATGCTGGTGCTGCTCATCATCTTCATGGTGACGGCACCCCTCATCCAGCAGGGCGTGAAGGTCAACCTGCCGGAGACGAAGGCCGCGCCGGTGGAGGCCACCGAGAAGAAGCTGGTGCTGTCCATCGACGCCGGGCGCAAGGTCTACATCGGTGACGCCGAAGTGGCGCTGGAGGAGCTGGCGGAGAAGCTGACCGCCAATGCCAAGGCCCAGGCCGACAAGGAAGTCTACCTCCATGCGGACCGCGACGTGCCGTACGGCGTGGTGGTGGAAGTCATGGCGGCGGCACAGCGCGCGGGCATCAACAACGTGGGGATGATCACGGACCCTTCGGGTGGGGCCAAGACGTCCAACGAGAAGAAGGGCAAGTCGAAGGAGGCGAAGCGCTAG
- a CDS encoding MotA/TolQ/ExbB proton channel family protein — protein MTPHLPLALGAMNYVEIIRDASFIELAVLLLLMGVSVASWALIAMKAAQLTKARAQSLTFLDTFWKASRLEAIYQTAQKLDGSPLSKVFCAGYEELSKLAQSKEGGAEGAMAERLGGIENVERALNRASTAQITELENRVSFLGTVGAASPFVGLFGTVIGILSAFNQIAEQGNATLATVAAPVGNALFATAAGLFAAIPAVVAYNSFVSRIKVFDTEMANFSADFLNIIKRHFFR, from the coding sequence ATGACGCCCCACCTACCCCTGGCGCTCGGCGCCATGAACTACGTGGAGATCATCCGCGACGCCTCCTTCATCGAGCTGGCCGTGCTGCTGCTCCTGATGGGCGTGTCCGTGGCCTCCTGGGCCCTCATCGCAATGAAGGCCGCCCAGCTCACGAAGGCCCGCGCACAGTCTCTCACCTTCCTCGACACCTTCTGGAAGGCCTCGCGCCTGGAGGCCATCTACCAGACGGCCCAGAAGCTCGACGGCTCGCCCCTCTCCAAGGTCTTCTGCGCCGGCTACGAGGAGCTGAGCAAGCTGGCGCAGTCCAAGGAAGGCGGCGCCGAGGGCGCCATGGCCGAGCGGCTGGGCGGAATCGAAAACGTGGAGCGGGCGCTGAACCGCGCCTCCACCGCGCAGATCACGGAGCTGGAGAACCGGGTGTCCTTCCTGGGCACGGTGGGCGCGGCGTCGCCCTTCGTGGGGCTGTTCGGCACCGTCATCGGCATCCTCAGCGCGTTCAACCAGATTGCCGAGCAGGGCAACGCGACGCTGGCCACGGTGGCCGCGCCGGTGGGCAACGCGCTGTTCGCCACGGCGGCGGGCCTGTTCGCGGCGATTCCGGCGGTGGTGGCCTACAACTCGTTCGTCAGCCGCATCAAGGTGTTCGACACGGAGATGGCGAACTTCTCCGCGGACTTCCTCAACATCATCAAGCGGCACTTCTTCCGCTAG
- the murI gene encoding glutamate racemase, with product MRQGSHSPIGVFDSGVGGLTVLKALMAHLPHESTVYLGDTARVPYGTKSGEVVTRYSLKNAEFLLERGVKLLVVACNTASAVALPALEAALPIPVVGVIAPGARAALGRTRGGGVGVIGTPGTIRSGAYQRELEAADPRVRVKARACPLFVPLAEEGWTTGDVPFLTAREYLSEFARDGVDTLVLGCTHYPLLKGVIAEVVGPAVALVDSAEATAEAVAALLAERGGLASAAHTAPTHAYYVTDVPERFVEVGARFLGRPIPAAEQVDLTF from the coding sequence ATGCGGCAAGGCAGCCACAGTCCCATTGGCGTGTTCGACTCGGGTGTCGGAGGGCTGACAGTCCTCAAGGCGCTCATGGCCCACCTCCCCCACGAGAGCACGGTGTACCTGGGGGACACCGCGCGGGTGCCCTACGGCACCAAGTCCGGCGAGGTGGTGACGCGCTACTCGCTGAAGAACGCGGAGTTCCTCCTGGAGCGCGGCGTGAAGCTGCTGGTGGTGGCGTGCAACACCGCCTCGGCGGTGGCGCTGCCGGCGCTGGAGGCGGCGCTGCCGATTCCGGTGGTGGGCGTCATCGCCCCCGGCGCGCGCGCGGCCCTGGGGCGCACCCGGGGCGGCGGGGTGGGCGTCATCGGCACTCCGGGCACCATCCGCTCGGGCGCCTATCAGCGCGAGCTCGAGGCCGCGGACCCGCGGGTGCGGGTGAAGGCCCGCGCCTGCCCCCTCTTCGTGCCGCTGGCGGAGGAGGGGTGGACCACGGGCGACGTGCCCTTCCTCACGGCGCGCGAGTACCTGTCCGAGTTCGCCCGCGACGGTGTGGACACGCTGGTGCTGGGCTGCACCCACTACCCGCTGCTCAAGGGCGTCATCGCGGAGGTGGTGGGGCCGGCAGTCGCCCTGGTGGACTCGGCGGAGGCCACGGCGGAGGCGGTGGCGGCGCTGCTCGCGGAGCGCGGCGGCCTGGCCTCGGCGGCGCACACCGCGCCCACGCACGCGTACTACGTCACCGACGTGCCGGAGCGCTTCGTCGAGGTGGGAGCGCGCTTCCTCGGCCGGCCCATCCCCGCCGCGGAGCAGGTGGACCTGACCTTCTGA
- the carF gene encoding plasmanylethanolamine desaturase yields MKKNEIENKVRQQDAQVLAQGYSPAIRAMEISSIVAFISLELALVYRLWGSAYTGTWLLLSAVLLGYLAADFVSGFVHWMGDTWGSTKMPLLGKAFIRPFREHHVDEKAITRHDFVETNGNNCLISIPVAIMAVAMPMTGPGWVFASAFLGAMIFWVMATNQFHKWSHMDAPPPLISFLQRVHLILPPDHHRIHHTAPYNKYYCITVGWLNWPLQVVHFFPLAERLITWATGLLPRQDDIGDEAALALVEAQVATEAPVVQVAKELLTKATEETAAPVSTRPSA; encoded by the coding sequence ATGAAGAAAAACGAGATCGAGAACAAGGTGCGCCAGCAGGACGCCCAGGTGCTGGCCCAGGGATACTCGCCCGCCATCCGCGCCATGGAGATCAGCTCCATCGTCGCGTTCATCTCGCTGGAGCTGGCGCTGGTCTACCGGCTCTGGGGCAGTGCCTACACGGGCACATGGCTGCTCTTGAGCGCGGTGCTGCTGGGCTACCTCGCCGCGGACTTCGTCTCCGGCTTCGTCCACTGGATGGGCGACACCTGGGGCTCCACGAAGATGCCGCTGCTGGGCAAGGCCTTCATCCGCCCGTTCCGCGAGCACCACGTGGACGAGAAGGCGATTACGCGCCACGACTTCGTGGAGACCAATGGCAACAACTGCCTCATCTCCATCCCCGTGGCCATCATGGCCGTGGCCATGCCCATGACCGGCCCGGGCTGGGTGTTCGCGTCCGCGTTCCTCGGCGCGATGATCTTCTGGGTGATGGCGACCAACCAGTTCCACAAGTGGTCGCACATGGACGCGCCGCCGCCGCTCATCTCCTTCCTGCAGCGCGTACACCTCATCCTGCCGCCGGACCACCACCGCATCCACCACACGGCGCCGTACAACAAGTACTACTGCATCACCGTGGGCTGGCTGAACTGGCCGCTGCAGGTGGTGCACTTCTTCCCCCTGGCGGAGCGGCTCATCACCTGGGCCACCGGCCTGCTGCCGCGCCAGGACGACATCGGCGACGAGGCCGCCCTCGCGCTGGTGGAGGCCCAGGTCGCCACCGAGGCCCCCGTCGTCCAGGTGGCCAAGGAGCTGCTCACCAAGGCCACCGAGGAGACCGCGGCCCCCGTCTCCACCCGCCCGTCGGCCTGA
- a CDS encoding nickel-dependent hydrogenase large subunit: MTKTFEKAVTGFNHNIKHKGKVYHVQTEDSGVNNPHIITHLFVGGNILASKKTSYADILNAENLSEVVRELMEEQHKEMLRNLINGVYDTFESTARSYQPGQLETDSAPVKMQPGQSMAPPQPLPQAPVVPAVAALPPEVAAARAMKEKPKINEVGVETLFGEDLISEKSLDEVILSYLAGEGEQ, encoded by the coding sequence ATGACGAAAACCTTCGAGAAAGCCGTCACCGGCTTCAACCACAACATCAAGCACAAGGGGAAGGTCTACCACGTCCAGACCGAGGACTCGGGCGTCAACAACCCCCACATCATCACCCACCTGTTCGTGGGCGGGAACATCCTCGCGTCGAAGAAGACGTCCTATGCGGACATCCTCAACGCGGAGAACCTGTCGGAGGTCGTGCGCGAGTTGATGGAGGAGCAGCATAAGGAAATGCTGCGCAACCTCATCAACGGTGTGTACGACACCTTCGAGTCCACGGCGCGCAGCTACCAGCCCGGACAGCTGGAGACGGACTCGGCGCCCGTGAAGATGCAGCCGGGGCAGTCCATGGCCCCGCCGCAGCCGCTGCCGCAGGCGCCCGTCGTGCCCGCCGTGGCGGCGCTGCCCCCGGAAGTGGCCGCCGCGCGCGCCATGAAGGAAAAGCCGAAGATCAACGAGGTCGGCGTGGAGACCCTCTTCGGCGAGGACCTCATCTCCGAGAAGAGCCTCGACGAGGTCATCCTCAGCTACCTCGCCGGCGAGGGTGAGCAGTAG
- a CDS encoding SLC13 family permease, which yields MSQRAAPRTTTGQWVGRIAGPAVAALVYFIPSGLHTIEGMGHRPAAAAAVAAWMALWWFTEAAPMGWTALLPLVLFPALGVFGDTSVVAAVGHSAQPFVDPYIFLFMGGMALGAALEQWGLHRRIALLIMHAIGTGPRRLLFGMLAATAAVSLWISNTATAVMMVPIGMALVAQLEAAEGRRLRHFGAALMLAVAYGSNIGGIGTKIGSPTNSVFAGVVSRRLGSEVGFMEYMVAALPFVLIFLPIAWAVLWRWGRKDALGPGQGGDVIASELARLGPLSGGERVVGGVFLTAAVLWIFGDPLRALLAPLVASAFDGFKLAGKHYEASVAMVGALVLLALGRLSLAALRSVPWDTLLLLGGGFALAAGIEASGLSAWLITRLSGLEALPALAQHGVVSTTTILLSAIASNTATVNVMLNVLPASRPLMAVSTFAASCDFALPAGTPPNAIVFGSGYVRLPVMMKAGVLLDVLAALVLTLYGATWVRWVLP from the coding sequence ATGAGCCAGCGGGCCGCTCCGCGTACGACAACCGGACAGTGGGTGGGGCGCATCGCCGGGCCAGCCGTGGCCGCGCTCGTCTACTTCATCCCCTCCGGGCTGCACACGATTGAAGGCATGGGCCACCGCCCCGCGGCCGCCGCCGCCGTGGCCGCGTGGATGGCCCTCTGGTGGTTCACCGAGGCCGCCCCCATGGGGTGGACCGCCCTGCTCCCGCTGGTCCTCTTCCCCGCCCTGGGCGTCTTCGGCGACACGAGCGTCGTGGCGGCGGTGGGCCACTCCGCGCAGCCCTTCGTGGACCCGTACATCTTCCTCTTCATGGGCGGCATGGCCCTGGGCGCCGCGCTGGAGCAGTGGGGCCTGCATCGGCGCATCGCCCTGCTCATCATGCACGCCATCGGCACCGGGCCCCGGCGCCTGCTGTTCGGCATGCTGGCCGCCACCGCCGCCGTGTCGCTCTGGATTTCCAACACCGCCACCGCGGTGATGATGGTGCCCATCGGCATGGCGCTCGTGGCCCAGCTCGAGGCCGCCGAGGGCCGCCGGCTGCGGCACTTCGGCGCCGCGCTGATGCTGGCGGTGGCCTACGGCTCCAACATCGGCGGCATCGGCACCAAGATTGGCTCGCCCACCAACTCCGTCTTCGCGGGCGTGGTGTCGCGGCGGCTGGGCAGCGAGGTGGGCTTCATGGAGTACATGGTCGCCGCCCTCCCCTTCGTCCTCATCTTCCTTCCCATCGCCTGGGCGGTGCTGTGGCGCTGGGGACGCAAGGACGCGCTGGGCCCCGGCCAGGGCGGGGACGTCATCGCCAGCGAGCTGGCCCGGCTCGGCCCCCTGTCCGGCGGCGAGCGCGTGGTGGGCGGGGTGTTCCTCACCGCGGCGGTGCTGTGGATTTTCGGCGACCCGCTGCGCGCCCTGCTGGCCCCGCTCGTGGCCAGCGCCTTCGACGGCTTCAAGCTGGCCGGCAAGCACTATGAGGCGAGCGTGGCCATGGTGGGGGCGCTGGTGCTGCTGGCCCTGGGCCGGCTGTCCCTGGCGGCCCTGCGCAGCGTGCCCTGGGACACGCTGCTGCTGCTGGGCGGTGGCTTCGCGCTCGCGGCCGGCATCGAGGCGAGCGGCCTGTCCGCCTGGCTCATCACCCGCCTGTCCGGACTGGAGGCCCTGCCGGCCCTCGCGCAGCACGGCGTGGTGTCCACCACCACCATCCTGCTGTCGGCCATCGCCTCCAACACCGCCACCGTCAATGTCATGCTCAACGTGCTGCCCGCCTCGCGGCCGCTGATGGCGGTGAGCACCTTCGCCGCCTCGTGCGACTTCGCCCTGCCGGCGGGTACGCCGCCCAATGCCATCGTCTTCGGCAGCGGGTACGTGCGCCTGCCGGTGATGATGAAGGCGGGGGTGCTGCTGGACGTGCTGGCCGCCCTGGTGCTCACCCTGTACGGGGCGACGTGGGTGCGGTGGGTGCTGCCGTAG
- the ftsE gene encoding cell division ATP-binding protein FtsE: MIQFFHVYKAYPGDPPVLSDINLNVEKGEFVFLTGPSGAGKTTLLKLIFCAEKATKGQILVGGRNIARIRESAVPYLRRNIGVVFQDFKLLPHRTVEDNVSFTLDVLGVPRAEAREKVRRMLKLVGLEHKADSFPLRLSGGEQQRVVIARALVNDPTILLADEPTGNLDPALTVEIMDLLTQVNIRGTTVMVATHDATLLARYQKRTVRLERGQIVSDEDGVKAARRMVAG, translated from the coding sequence ATGATTCAGTTCTTCCACGTCTACAAGGCGTACCCCGGCGACCCGCCGGTGCTCTCGGACATCAACCTCAACGTGGAGAAGGGCGAGTTCGTCTTCCTCACCGGCCCTTCCGGCGCGGGGAAGACGACGCTGCTCAAGCTCATCTTCTGCGCGGAGAAGGCCACCAAGGGGCAGATTCTGGTGGGCGGCCGCAACATCGCCCGCATCCGCGAGTCCGCGGTGCCGTACCTGCGGCGCAACATCGGGGTGGTGTTCCAGGACTTCAAGCTGCTGCCGCACCGGACGGTGGAGGACAACGTGTCCTTCACGCTGGACGTGCTCGGCGTGCCGCGCGCGGAGGCCCGGGAGAAGGTGCGCCGCATGCTGAAGCTGGTGGGGCTGGAGCACAAGGCGGACTCGTTCCCCCTGCGCCTGTCGGGTGGAGAGCAGCAGCGCGTGGTGATTGCGCGCGCGCTCGTGAATGACCCGACGATTCTGCTGGCGGACGAGCCCACCGGCAACCTGGACCCGGCGCTCACGGTGGAAATCATGGACCTGCTCACCCAGGTCAACATCCGCGGCACCACGGTGATGGTGGCCACGCACGACGCGACGCTCCTGGCGCGTTACCAGAAGCGCACGGTGCGGCTGGAGCGCGGGCAGATTGTCTCCGACGAGGACGGCGTGAAGGCGGCGCGGCGGATGGTGGCCGGATGA
- a CDS encoding cell division protein FtsX, with product MSVAAKARYFWRSAAVGLRHSPFVHFIAVTTIAIALFSAGMARGAARVLDNLLASLGGEVEVTVYLAPELGEDEVHGVYTRVLELSAGEVTLVPPDAALTRLRTELGDLGDALAELPENPLPATLELRVPPEKRNPASLQALAKELRALPGVSGVDYGEAAVERLSAIARALRFGALVAFAVVLGATVIIVAATLQLAIYARRGEIEIQKLVGATDRFVKAPFLLEGLLQGLLGAGVALLGLWAFGHVLGPTLGSLFAFLLGPGVAAPWVEPRLALELVGAGCGLGLGGSFVAVGRFLRV from the coding sequence ATGAGCGTGGCGGCGAAGGCGCGGTACTTCTGGCGCTCGGCGGCGGTGGGGTTGCGGCACTCGCCCTTCGTGCACTTCATCGCCGTCACCACCATCGCCATCGCCCTGTTCTCCGCGGGCATGGCCCGGGGCGCGGCGCGGGTGCTGGACAACCTCCTGGCGTCGCTCGGCGGCGAGGTGGAGGTGACGGTGTACCTGGCCCCCGAGCTGGGCGAGGACGAGGTGCACGGCGTCTACACCCGCGTGCTGGAATTGAGCGCGGGCGAGGTGACGCTGGTGCCCCCGGACGCCGCGCTGACGCGGCTGCGCACGGAACTGGGAGACCTGGGCGACGCGCTGGCGGAGCTGCCGGAGAACCCGCTGCCCGCGACGCTGGAGCTGCGCGTGCCCCCGGAGAAGCGCAACCCGGCCTCGCTCCAGGCGCTGGCGAAGGAGCTGCGCGCGCTGCCGGGTGTGTCGGGCGTGGACTATGGCGAGGCGGCCGTGGAGCGCCTGTCCGCCATCGCCCGGGCGCTGCGCTTCGGTGCGCTGGTGGCCTTCGCGGTGGTGCTGGGCGCCACCGTCATCATCGTCGCGGCGACGCTGCAGCTCGCCATCTACGCGCGGCGCGGCGAGATTGAAATCCAGAAGCTGGTGGGCGCCACGGACCGCTTCGTCAAGGCGCCCTTCCTGCTGGAGGGACTGCTCCAGGGGCTGCTCGGCGCGGGCGTGGCGCTGCTGGGGCTGTGGGCCTTCGGGCACGTGCTGGGGCCCACGCTGGGCTCGCTGTTCGCGTTCCTCCTGGGGCCGGGCGTGGCGGCGCCGTGGGTGGAGCCGCGGCTGGCGCTGGAGCTGGTGGGCGCCGGGTGTGGCCTGGGCCTGGGCGGCAGCTTCGTCGCGGTGGGACGCTTCCTGCGGGTATGA